TCTCCTGCATTGCCTCATATTCGCCTGCATCGAGCAGAACAGCTACTCCTTTGCCGTGTTGTGTAATGATCATGGGGCGTTTTGTGTCGTGTACTTGTTTAAGGAAGGAAGCAATACTGGTGCGAAACTCCGACATTGGTCTAATATCTTCATTGACTCTAACTCTTTTCATATGGCACCT
Above is a genomic segment from Pseudomonadota bacterium containing:
- a CDS encoding type II toxin-antitoxin system Phd/YefM family antitoxin, with amino-acid sequence MKRVRVNEDIRPMSEFRTSIASFLKQVHDTKRPMIITQHGKGVAVLLDAGEYEAMQERIELLQDIQISIGQIETDQGVDHDQAKRTVLDRIRK